TATACAGCCAACAGGATCAGGAAGTGCCTGAATTACATTTTCTGCAGCTTTAATGATTTCAAAATCCTTTTTGGTCATTCCTTTGCTTACCTCACCCGCTCGTGTTTCTATACGCAATCTAGGAACAATTGTTTTTATATTTCCATTGAAATCTACCATTACATCTATAGTGTATTCTTCCCCTGAAACGTATTCTTGTATCATAGCGTTAGGTATATACTCCTTGAAGAATTCTAATTCCTTTTCATTCATAATTTTTGTTACACCTTTACTAGAACTTCCATTATATGGCTTAATTAATAATGGAAATTGATATTCTTTCCTTTCAATTTCTTCATCACTATATACTTTAGGCGTTGGAATATTATTAGAAACAAAGAAGTTATATGTGTATTTTTTGTTATTAGCTATTTTATTTAATTCCAAACTAGAAACTAGTATTTTTACACCGATACTTTCAAAAACCTTCGCATTATTAGCCAAAAGGATTAATTCCGTATCAATTAACGGAATTATTAGTTTTATCAT
This genomic interval from Bacillus cereus contains the following:
- a CDS encoding ATP-grasp domain-containing protein, which codes for MNILFTSSGRRVALIKKFKEVLKQEGIEGKIFTADLKETAPTIYFSDKHFVVPRVNEEGYINELLKICRSEMIKLIIPLIDTELILLANNAKVFESIGVKILVSSLELNKIANNKKYTYNFFVSNNIPTPKVYSDEEIERKEYQFPLLIKPYNGSSSKGVTKIMNEKELEFFKEYIPNAMIQEYVSGEEYTIDVMVDFNGNIKTIVPRLRIETRAGEVSKGMTKKDFEIIKAAENVIQALPDPVGCITLQCFKKEDGEIKFIEINPRFGGGIPLSIEAGANFPLWTIKMCQGEVFIDRDFNWRENLTMLRYDEAVFMESI